A stretch of the Halorussus lipolyticus genome encodes the following:
- a CDS encoding ABC transporter substrate-binding protein, with product MGGDYNQEFDDEAVSGPVVDRRTTMGLLAAAGLGGLAGYAERVEAREDDTAAMQDQPQQGGTLTAAWSGGSGVRKLDPPTINLGQEFQIAANVFSGLVTLNEDLTVRGDLARDWTISNNGSRFTFQLREGVTFHNGTEFTAEDVRYTLNRTIENETPAAAKLETLQPIDDGGVVVQDDYTVELNWEQPMSPALIYLTRGPGRAGTIVNQEAIEEMGQEQYSQTPVGTGAFRVTEHEVGSRIVLEAYDDYFETDENGNQLPYLDRVEIRLLSEPATISNAIRSGGIDFINVVPLDIVSRIEQASGVEALRAPGVNWIGLAMNSQREPFSSRQARRGIAKVIDNEAYVEQALFGNALPDTGPINKATAWVWRDDKPTDQDYAPDEGQQLIEEAGASGASFSLLATPDTLRESRVLRQQLNNAGFDVSVDQVTNATYNERFFNNQDYDATVTGSVGDPDPDQSLWNFYRRPDQGGVWNWTFYDNDEVHQMLGEQRRQLDRETRAQTLQQIEDQLIADAPHAYIYHRDDIAAQVDRVNGFVHIPFMRNFHTTWVQQ from the coding sequence ATGGGTGGGGATTACAACCAAGAATTCGACGACGAGGCCGTCAGCGGCCCCGTCGTGGACCGAAGAACGACCATGGGACTGCTCGCGGCGGCCGGACTGGGGGGTCTGGCGGGGTACGCCGAGCGAGTCGAAGCGCGCGAGGACGACACGGCCGCGATGCAGGACCAACCTCAACAGGGCGGCACGCTGACCGCGGCGTGGTCGGGCGGTTCGGGGGTCCGAAAGCTCGACCCGCCGACCATCAACCTCGGCCAAGAGTTCCAAATCGCCGCGAACGTCTTCAGCGGCCTCGTCACGCTCAACGAGGACCTCACGGTCCGCGGGGACCTCGCGCGAGACTGGACAATCAGCAACAACGGAAGCCGGTTCACCTTCCAACTCCGGGAGGGCGTCACCTTCCACAACGGGACTGAGTTTACCGCCGAGGACGTGCGCTACACGCTCAACCGGACCATCGAGAACGAGACGCCCGCGGCGGCGAAACTCGAAACCCTGCAACCGATAGACGACGGCGGCGTGGTCGTGCAGGACGACTACACCGTCGAACTCAACTGGGAGCAACCGATGTCCCCGGCGCTCATCTACCTCACGCGGGGTCCGGGCCGCGCGGGGACCATCGTGAATCAGGAGGCCATAGAGGAGATGGGCCAAGAGCAGTACAGCCAGACCCCGGTCGGGACCGGGGCCTTCCGAGTCACCGAACACGAGGTTGGTTCGCGCATCGTGCTGGAAGCCTACGACGACTACTTCGAGACCGACGAGAACGGCAACCAACTGCCCTACCTCGACCGAGTCGAGATTCGTCTCCTCTCGGAACCGGCGACAATCTCGAACGCGATTCGGTCGGGCGGCATCGACTTCATCAACGTCGTGCCCCTCGACATCGTGAGTCGCATCGAGCAGGCCAGCGGCGTCGAGGCGCTCCGCGCGCCCGGCGTCAACTGGATAGGGTTGGCGATGAACTCCCAGCGCGAACCATTCAGTTCCCGACAGGCCCGGAGAGGGATTGCGAAGGTCATCGACAACGAGGCCTACGTCGAGCAGGCGCTGTTCGGCAACGCCCTGCCCGACACCGGCCCCATCAACAAGGCGACGGCGTGGGTCTGGCGCGACGACAAGCCGACCGACCAAGACTACGCCCCCGACGAGGGCCAGCAACTCATCGAGGAGGCCGGGGCGTCGGGAGCCAGTTTCAGTCTCCTCGCTACCCCCGACACCCTCCGGGAGTCGCGCGTCCTGCGCCAGCAACTCAACAACGCCGGGTTCGACGTGAGCGTGGACCAAGTGACCAACGCGACGTACAACGAGCGGTTCTTCAACAATCAGGACTACGACGCTACCGTCACCGGGAGCGTCGGCGACCCCGACCCCGACCAGTCGCTGTGGAACTTCTACCGCAGGCCCGACCAAGGCGGCGTCTGGAACTGGACGTTTTACGACAACGACGAAGTTCACCAGATGCTCGGCGAACAGCGCCGGCAACTGGACCGCGAGACCCGCGCTCAGACGCTCCAGCAAATCGAGGACCAACTCATCGCCGACGCGCCCCACGCCTACATCTACCACCGTGACGACATCGCGGCACAGGTCGATAGGGTCAACGGGTTCGTCCACATCCCGTTCATGCGCAACTTCCACACGACGTGGGTCCAGCAGTGA
- a CDS encoding ABC transporter permease, which produces MSMRKYIAKRVLHSVFVMWLVATTVFFGLRLIPGGPVYAMLGQEATPESVAALREQLGLNQPVYVQYLDWMADLLVLDFGTGVVSGEAVTTLIADAAPKTVSIAVVAIVVGLSVAIPTGIVSATRKHEPADYVATVAAFLGLSMPAFFVGILLALVFGVWFDLLPVFGYTPISEGLVPWFRSVFLPGIAVGLPYAAIVMRMMRSSLLEVMNQQYMRTAMAKGVGNRVRLYKHALQNAMIPVVTVAGIQLALVLVGSVTVEIVFGIQGLGQLLVDSILDRNYPVTQAVILVVAGVMVFTNLLVDLTYTVIDPRIGYGGETA; this is translated from the coding sequence ATGTCAATGAGAAAGTACATCGCCAAGCGCGTCCTGCACTCGGTGTTCGTGATGTGGCTGGTGGCGACCACGGTGTTCTTCGGCCTGCGACTGATTCCCGGCGGCCCGGTGTACGCGATGCTGGGCCAAGAGGCCACCCCGGAGTCGGTCGCCGCGCTCCGCGAACAACTGGGTCTCAACCAACCGGTCTACGTCCAATACCTCGACTGGATGGCCGACCTCCTCGTGCTGGACTTCGGCACGGGGGTCGTCTCGGGCGAGGCGGTCACGACGCTCATCGCCGACGCCGCGCCCAAAACCGTCTCCATCGCCGTCGTCGCCATCGTCGTCGGTCTCTCGGTGGCCATTCCGACCGGCATCGTGAGTGCGACCAGAAAACACGAACCGGCCGACTACGTGGCCACCGTCGCGGCCTTCCTCGGCCTGTCGATGCCCGCCTTTTTCGTCGGCATCCTGCTCGCGCTGGTGTTCGGCGTCTGGTTCGACCTCCTCCCGGTGTTCGGCTACACGCCGATTTCCGAGGGGTTGGTCCCGTGGTTCCGGAGCGTCTTCCTGCCCGGCATCGCCGTTGGCCTGCCCTACGCCGCCATCGTGATGCGGATGATGCGCTCGTCGCTTCTGGAGGTGATGAACCAGCAGTACATGCGCACCGCGATGGCCAAGGGAGTGGGCAATCGCGTCCGACTCTACAAGCACGCGCTCCAGAACGCCATGATTCCGGTCGTGACGGTGGCCGGCATCCAACTCGCGCTGGTCCTCGTCGGGAGCGTCACGGTCGAAATCGTCTTCGGGATTCAGGGACTCGGCCAACTGCTGGTCGATTCCATCCTCGACCGGAACTACCCCGTGACCCAAGCCGTCATCCTCGTCGTCGCGGGCGTGATGGTGTTCACGAACCTCCTCGTGGACCTGACCTACACCGTCATCGACCCGCGAATCGGATACGGGGGTGAGACGGCGTGA
- a CDS encoding ABC transporter permease, with translation MSSSTEVPPEYREDDEYVEEHKSTLERLKDGLLADKMALFGAGVVLLFVFAAVFAPMVAPYNPDKTYTFMQPPDSYSEGDFDSDGETERVWHPLGTDSFGHDLLSRVIFGARVSLMVALATVAVAFTIGTTIGLLAGFHGGWIDSVLMRYVDFQWAFPELILAVGIIAVTGGLGVLNVVIAIGIAYIDDFARLVRGEVLSIREEEYVTAARAIGMTNRRIMFREILPNAVAPLIVQATLMIPLAILAEAGLSFLGLGVKPTTPTWGLLLSDGRQFISQAWWISVMPGLAIMVTVLAFNMLGDGLRDIFDVSEGEVEER, from the coding sequence GTGAGCAGTTCCACCGAAGTACCGCCGGAGTACCGCGAGGACGACGAGTACGTCGAGGAGCACAAGTCCACCCTCGAACGTCTCAAGGATGGCCTGCTGGCCGACAAGATGGCGCTGTTCGGGGCGGGGGTCGTCCTGCTGTTCGTCTTCGCGGCCGTCTTCGCACCGATGGTCGCGCCCTACAATCCGGACAAGACCTACACGTTCATGCAACCGCCGGATAGCTACTCTGAGGGCGACTTCGACAGCGACGGCGAGACAGAGCGCGTCTGGCATCCCCTCGGGACCGACTCGTTCGGCCACGACCTCCTCTCGCGTGTCATCTTCGGCGCGCGGGTCTCGCTGATGGTCGCGCTGGCCACAGTCGCCGTCGCGTTCACCATCGGGACCACCATCGGCCTGCTCGCGGGGTTCCACGGCGGGTGGATAGACAGCGTGCTGATGCGCTACGTGGACTTCCAGTGGGCCTTCCCCGAGCTAATTCTCGCGGTCGGCATCATCGCTGTTACTGGGGGACTCGGGGTTCTGAACGTCGTCATCGCCATCGGCATCGCCTACATCGACGACTTCGCGCGACTCGTCCGAGGAGAAGTCCTCTCGATTCGGGAAGAGGAGTACGTCACCGCCGCCCGAGCAATCGGGATGACAAACCGACGAATCATGTTCCGCGAGATTCTGCCCAACGCGGTCGCGCCGCTCATCGTGCAGGCCACGCTGATGATTCCCCTCGCCATCCTCGCGGAGGCCGGCCTCTCGTTCCTCGGTCTCGGCGTCAAGCCCACGACGCCGACGTGGGGGCTTCTGCTATCGGACGGCAGACAGTTCATCAGCCAAGCGTGGTGGATTAGCGTGATGCCGGGACTGGCCATCATGGTGACGGTGCTGGCGTTCAACATGCTCGGCGACGGTCTCCGGGACATCTTCGACGTGAGCGAAGGGGAGGTCGAGGAGCGATGA
- a CDS encoding ABC transporter ATP-binding protein gives MSLLEVENLRTQFPTPRGTVEAVDGVDLTIESGEIVGLVGESGSGKTVLAESVVGLVEDPGEIVGGDVRLHGESLRDKSEAELREIRGGSISMVFQDPMNSLNPTLTVGEQIAETVRLHQDVGESVRLPAEIKRKILGAAKNGAAWRRAIEMLEAVEIPEPESRADDFPHEFSGGMRQRAMIAMALSAEPDLLIADEPTTALDVTIQAQILDELRDLKDEFDASILIITHDLGVVAEVCDWVNVMYAGEIVERAPADELFENPQHPYTQGLIASTPRIDDPREELEPIRGTVPELVDIPYACHFAPRCPEAKPECYEIHPDFRPVGRALAEAEVGEAEIGESESTDAEAGSRADHEAACLRRGPEEDRL, from the coding sequence ATGAGTCTGCTGGAAGTCGAGAACCTCCGGACCCAGTTCCCGACTCCTCGGGGTACCGTCGAAGCGGTAGACGGCGTGGACCTGACCATCGAGTCCGGCGAAATCGTCGGCCTCGTGGGTGAGTCCGGGTCGGGCAAGACCGTCCTCGCCGAGAGCGTCGTGGGCCTCGTGGAGGACCCCGGCGAAATCGTCGGCGGCGACGTGCGACTCCACGGCGAGTCGCTCCGCGACAAATCCGAGGCCGAACTCCGCGAGATTCGGGGCGGGTCCATCTCGATGGTGTTTCAGGACCCGATGAACAGCCTGAACCCGACGCTCACCGTCGGCGAGCAAATCGCCGAGACGGTCCGCCTCCATCAGGACGTGGGCGAGTCGGTTCGCCTGCCCGCCGAAATCAAGCGCAAGATTCTGGGCGCGGCCAAGAACGGCGCGGCGTGGCGGCGGGCCATCGAGATGCTGGAGGCCGTCGAGATTCCCGAACCAGAGAGTCGGGCCGACGACTTCCCCCACGAGTTCTCCGGCGGAATGCGCCAGCGCGCCATGATTGCGATGGCGCTGTCGGCAGAGCCGGACCTGCTGATTGCCGACGAACCGACCACGGCGCTCGACGTGACGATTCAGGCCCAGATTCTGGACGAACTCCGGGACCTCAAAGACGAGTTCGACGCCTCGATTCTCATCATCACCCACGACCTCGGCGTGGTCGCGGAGGTCTGCGACTGGGTGAACGTGATGTACGCCGGGGAAATCGTGGAGCGCGCACCGGCCGACGAGCTATTCGAGAATCCCCAGCATCCCTACACGCAGGGTCTCATCGCCAGCACGCCACGAATCGACGACCCGCGCGAGGAGTTGGAGCCGATTCGGGGCACGGTGCCCGAACTGGTAGACATCCCCTACGCCTGCCACTTCGCGCCGCGGTGTCCCGAGGCCAAGCCCGAGTGCTACGAGATTCACCCGGACTTCCGACCGGTCGGCCGGGCGCTGGCCGAGGCAGAAGTGGGTGAGGCGGAAATCGGCGAGAGCGAATCGACCGACGCGGAAGCAGGGTCCCGCGCCGACCACGAGGCGGCCTGCCTCCGTCGCGGTCCCGAGGAGGACCGGCTATGA
- a CDS encoding ABC transporter ATP-binding protein, whose translation MTAQTTETTGDAEATAETEPILSVSGLKKHFDQSQGLLDKLVGDTGTVKAVDGVDLTVREGETLAVVGESGCGKSTLAQTVLNLHQPTAGSVQYRGEDIAGLTGREMRPYRREMQVVFQDPLASLNPRQTVGDILTAPLEVHGLGESDEDRLDRAKDLLDRVGLKPGHVDRYPHQFSGGQQQRVAVARALAVEPDLLVADEPVSALDVSVQAQILNLLEELQSDLGLSLLFITHDLSVVRHIADRVAVMYLGKIVEVAPAGELFADPDHPYTKSLLSAVPRIDPGDRPDRVILEGTVPSPLDPPSGCRFNTRCPAVIPPDGWAGTQPQFRAAFTFRNRVLDGELDPEAARTRLESEGRDTGDASVSAYLVEQSLPGELADLPPNAGDAIRTAADALAGGETERAAKVVTDAFPSPCEQRVPRHVETDDRMVACHRFDPDAPGDTQW comes from the coding sequence ATGACGGCCCAGACCACCGAGACGACCGGCGATGCGGAAGCGACCGCCGAGACCGAACCGATTCTGTCGGTCTCCGGATTGAAGAAGCACTTCGACCAGTCCCAAGGCCTGCTGGACAAACTCGTCGGCGACACCGGGACGGTCAAAGCCGTGGACGGCGTGGACCTGACGGTCCGCGAGGGCGAGACGTTGGCGGTCGTCGGCGAGTCGGGGTGTGGCAAGTCCACGCTGGCCCAGACCGTCCTCAACCTCCATCAACCGACCGCGGGGTCGGTCCAGTACCGCGGTGAGGACATCGCCGGCTTGACCGGCAGGGAGATGCGGCCCTACCGCCGGGAGATGCAGGTGGTGTTTCAGGACCCGCTGGCGTCGCTGAACCCGCGCCAGACGGTCGGCGACATCCTGACAGCGCCGCTGGAGGTCCACGGCCTCGGCGAGAGCGACGAGGACAGGTTGGACCGAGCGAAAGACCTGCTCGACCGCGTGGGTCTCAAGCCCGGCCACGTGGACCGCTACCCGCACCAGTTTTCGGGCGGCCAGCAACAGCGCGTTGCCGTCGCTCGGGCGCTGGCGGTCGAACCCGACCTGCTGGTGGCCGACGAACCGGTTTCGGCGCTGGACGTGTCGGTGCAGGCGCAGATTCTGAACCTACTGGAGGAGCTACAGTCGGACCTCGGCCTGTCGCTCCTCTTTATCACCCACGACCTCTCGGTCGTCCGGCACATCGCCGACCGCGTGGCGGTGATGTACCTCGGGAAAATCGTGGAGGTTGCGCCTGCTGGCGAACTATTCGCGGACCCGGACCATCCCTATACGAAGTCGTTGCTGTCGGCGGTGCCGCGAATCGACCCCGGCGACCGACCGGACCGCGTCATCCTCGAAGGCACGGTCCCGTCGCCGCTCGACCCGCCGTCGGGGTGCCGGTTCAACACCCGATGCCCGGCGGTGATTCCGCCGGACGGCTGGGCGGGCACCCAACCGCAGTTCCGCGCGGCGTTCACCTTCCGAAACCGGGTGCTGGACGGCGAACTCGACCCCGAGGCCGCCCGGACACGACTGGAGTCCGAGGGACGCGACACCGGTGACGCGAGCGTGAGCGCCTACCTCGTAGAGCAGTCGCTCCCCGGCGAACTGGCCGACCTCCCGCCGAACGCTGGCGACGCGATTCGGACCGCGGCGGACGCGCTGGCCGGTGGCGAAACCGAGCGCGCCGCCAAAGTCGTCACTGACGCCTTCCCGTCGCCGTGCGAGCAACGGGTGCCTCGGCACGTCGAGACCGACGACCGGATGGTGGCCTGCCATCGGTTCGACCCGGACGCGCCGGGCGACACCCAGTGGTAG
- a CDS encoding cytochrome P450, which produces MSSSPPGPKGEPLFGSSRRYARDPFRFLSACEQAYGDVVQFDLGPLETYLLTDPDDVERVLVSEADKYRKPDFQSDALGDLLGKGLLLSEGQMWREQRELANPAFSPSRVMGFADDIVDHNDDLLADWADGEEVDVELDMTQVTLAVIVDLMLGTDLNDERVQTIREALVPLGARFEPDPVRFAAPQWLPMPGDSEYRTAVETLEGVIDDIVAERRGTHGNPETDEGPDDLLSILLRAQDRGEQSDRQIRDEVMTMLLAGHDTTALTLTYTWYLLSQHPEAERRVHDEIEEVLGDERPTMADVRELEYVERVIDEAMRLYPPVYTMFREAKEDTELGGYRIPEGSAVMLSQWALHRSERYWDRPDEFNPDRWTRNADRPRFTYFPFGGGPRHCIGKHLAKLEAKLILARTAQQYSLEYTREGDLDLLPSLTMHPRNGMPMRVHER; this is translated from the coding sequence ATGAGTTCGTCACCGCCCGGACCGAAGGGGGAACCGCTGTTCGGCAGTAGCCGACGGTACGCCCGCGACCCGTTCCGATTTCTGTCGGCGTGCGAACAGGCTTACGGCGACGTGGTGCAGTTCGACCTCGGCCCGCTGGAGACGTACCTCCTGACCGACCCCGACGACGTGGAGCGCGTGCTGGTCTCGGAGGCCGACAAGTACCGCAAGCCCGACTTCCAGAGCGACGCGCTCGGGGACCTGCTCGGCAAGGGCCTCCTCCTGAGCGAGGGCCAGATGTGGCGCGAACAGCGCGAACTCGCCAATCCGGCGTTCTCACCGAGTCGCGTGATGGGGTTCGCCGACGACATCGTAGACCACAACGACGACCTGCTGGCCGACTGGGCGGACGGCGAGGAGGTAGACGTCGAACTCGACATGACCCAAGTCACGCTCGCGGTCATCGTGGACCTGATGCTGGGCACCGACCTGAACGACGAGCGCGTCCAGACCATCCGTGAGGCTCTCGTCCCCCTCGGCGCGCGCTTCGAACCGGACCCCGTGCGATTCGCCGCGCCCCAGTGGCTCCCGATGCCCGGCGACAGCGAGTACCGGACTGCGGTCGAAACCTTGGAGGGCGTCATCGACGACATCGTGGCCGAACGCCGGGGCACCCACGGGAATCCCGAGACCGACGAGGGACCCGACGACCTGCTGTCGATTCTCCTCCGGGCGCAGGACCGCGGCGAGCAGTCCGACCGCCAGATTCGGGACGAAGTGATGACGATGCTGTTGGCGGGCCACGACACGACTGCGCTCACTTTGACCTACACGTGGTATCTCCTCTCTCAGCACCCCGAGGCCGAGCGCCGGGTTCACGACGAAATCGAGGAGGTCCTCGGCGACGAGCGCCCGACGATGGCCGACGTGCGCGAACTGGAGTACGTCGAGCGAGTCATCGACGAGGCCATGCGCCTCTACCCGCCGGTCTACACCATGTTCCGCGAGGCCAAAGAGGACACCGAACTCGGCGGCTATCGGATTCCCGAGGGGTCGGCCGTCATGCTCTCGCAGTGGGCGCTCCACCGCTCGGAGCGCTACTGGGACCGCCCCGACGAGTTCAATCCCGACCGCTGGACCCGGAACGCCGACCGCCCGCGGTTCACCTACTTCCCGTTCGGCGGCGGGCCGCGCCACTGCATCGGCAAGCACCTCGCCAAACTGGAGGCCAAACTCATCCTCGCGCGCACCGCCCAGCAGTACAGCCTCGAATACACCCGCGAAGGTGACCTCGACCTGCTCCCCTCCCTGACGATGCACCCCCGGAACGGGATGCCGATGCGGGTTCACGAGCGGTAA
- a CDS encoding ABC transporter permease, whose amino-acid sequence MTEQSGSAARSDGRRPAGYAQLAKAVLYREYLVFVRYPANAIGGIVISVFFFGLLFYGGRMLAGQALTDSIEGIIVGYFLWTLSVGAYSSISNDIGSEVQWGTLERHVMTPFGFAPVAFLKGVAKVVRTFVTSVVILGVMLVLTGTTLRLNVFTTVTIAVLSISSVLGLGFAAGGITVLYKRVGNWLNLLQFGFIVLISAPAFDVGWLKFLPLALGSSMLQRAMIDGTRLWEFPAGEVAILVGVAVGYVALGYLVFQYSTRRARRLGVLGDY is encoded by the coding sequence ATGACGGAGCAGTCCGGAAGCGCCGCCCGGTCCGACGGTCGGCGACCGGCGGGGTACGCCCAACTCGCCAAGGCGGTCCTCTACCGGGAGTATCTGGTCTTCGTGCGCTATCCCGCCAACGCAATCGGGGGCATCGTCATCTCGGTGTTCTTCTTCGGCCTGCTGTTCTACGGTGGCCGAATGTTGGCCGGGCAGGCGCTCACCGACTCCATCGAGGGCATCATCGTGGGCTACTTCCTCTGGACGCTCTCGGTCGGGGCCTACAGTTCCATCTCGAACGACATCGGGAGCGAGGTCCAGTGGGGGACGCTGGAACGCCACGTCATGACGCCCTTCGGGTTCGCGCCGGTCGCCTTCCTCAAGGGGGTCGCCAAGGTAGTTCGGACGTTCGTGACCTCGGTGGTCATCCTCGGCGTGATGCTGGTCCTGACCGGGACGACGCTCCGACTCAACGTCTTCACGACCGTGACGATTGCGGTCCTGAGTATCTCCTCGGTGCTTGGCTTGGGGTTCGCGGCGGGCGGGATTACCGTCCTCTACAAGCGCGTCGGGAACTGGTTGAACCTGCTCCAGTTCGGATTCATCGTTCTCATCTCCGCCCCGGCGTTCGACGTGGGATGGCTGAAGTTCCTGCCGCTGGCGCTCGGGAGTTCGATGCTCCAGCGCGCGATGATAGACGGGACTCGGCTCTGGGAGTTCCCCGCAGGAGAGGTAGCGATTCTCGTGGGTGTCGCTGTCGGCTACGTCGCGCTCGGGTATCTCGTCTTCCAGTACTCGACTCGGCGCGCGCGGCGGTTGGGCGTGCTGGGCGACTACTGA
- a CDS encoding ABC transporter ATP-binding protein, with protein sequence MGEGTQVARRHSADETPDEAPAAIAVEGLRKQFGTGPDAVTAVDDVSLEIETGSVVGLLGPNGAGKTTTIKCILGMVLPDEGEVRIHGDDVYRNPRRAYAHVDAMLEGARNDYWRLTVRENLRYFATISGVHPDSIADRHERLLEKLDLAEKADEPVRSLSRGMKQKVSLASVLASESDVVFLDEPTLGLDVESSLTLRRELRRIVEERNLTVVVSSHDMDVIEDVCDRVVIMRDGRVIADDTVSALRGSFDARGYRITSEDFDSDLLAGIRDRFEVADVERLDGRTRVEVATDSEGFYALIAYLRSHDVTLDSVNTVEADLEDVFVELTGGEK encoded by the coding sequence ATGGGAGAGGGAACGCAGGTAGCGAGGCGACACTCCGCCGACGAGACGCCCGACGAGGCCCCGGCCGCAATCGCCGTCGAGGGACTTCGCAAGCAGTTCGGCACCGGCCCCGACGCGGTGACGGCGGTAGACGACGTGTCCCTCGAAATCGAAACCGGGTCGGTCGTCGGTCTCCTCGGGCCGAACGGCGCGGGCAAGACCACGACCATCAAGTGCATTCTGGGCATGGTCCTGCCCGACGAGGGCGAGGTCCGGATTCACGGCGACGACGTGTACCGGAACCCCCGCAGAGCCTACGCCCACGTCGATGCGATGCTGGAGGGCGCTCGCAACGACTACTGGCGACTGACCGTCAGGGAGAACCTCCGGTACTTCGCCACCATCAGCGGGGTCCATCCCGACTCCATCGCGGACCGCCACGAGCGCCTGCTGGAGAAACTCGACCTCGCCGAGAAGGCAGACGAGCCGGTTCGGAGCCTCTCTCGGGGAATGAAACAGAAGGTCTCGCTGGCCAGCGTCCTCGCCAGCGAGTCCGACGTGGTGTTTCTGGACGAACCCACGCTGGGCCTCGACGTGGAGAGTTCGCTGACGCTCCGGCGGGAACTCCGGCGAATCGTCGAGGAGCGCAACCTGACCGTGGTGGTCAGCAGTCACGACATGGACGTCATCGAGGACGTTTGCGACAGGGTGGTCATCATGCGCGACGGCCGGGTCATCGCCGACGACACCGTGTCGGCGCTCCGCGGGAGCTTCGACGCGCGGGGGTACCGAATCACCAGCGAGGACTTCGACTCGGACCTGCTGGCCGGGATTCGGGACCGGTTCGAGGTCGCCGACGTGGAGCGACTTGACGGTCGCACTCGGGTCGAAGTGGCGACCGACAGCGAGGGATTCTACGCGCTGATAGCCTACCTCCGGAGCCACGACGTGACCCTCGATTCGGTCAACACGGTCGAGGCCGACTTAGAAGACGTGTTCGTGGAACTGACGGGAGGAGAGAAATGA
- a CDS encoding DUF1028 domain-containing protein, with amino-acid sequence MTFSICVREETDETDDGPVFGVGVATDAPAVGALAPYVGHHGVVSTQSFVNVRLGRRGVELLSDLPIDHALEGLLAVDDHSQNRQVHGLDARGNAFAFSGENCDGWFGHEVRDASGITAAGNMLTGEDTLSAAIEAYEAAEGDLVSRLIDALTAGREAGGDERGHSSAAVKVKAPKTEAYHDLRVDYHDEPISELRGVYEAAKDASEGFSEDSKGRIFD; translated from the coding sequence ATGACGTTCTCCATCTGCGTCCGCGAGGAGACCGACGAAACAGACGACGGCCCCGTCTTCGGCGTCGGCGTCGCCACCGATGCGCCAGCGGTTGGAGCCTTAGCGCCCTACGTCGGACACCACGGCGTCGTCAGCACCCAGAGCTTCGTCAACGTCCGATTGGGCAGGCGCGGCGTCGAACTCCTTTCGGACCTACCTATCGACCACGCGCTGGAGGGCCTGCTGGCAGTTGACGACCACAGTCAGAACCGGCAGGTCCACGGACTCGACGCCCGCGGCAACGCCTTCGCCTTCTCCGGCGAGAACTGTGACGGGTGGTTCGGCCACGAGGTCCGCGACGCATCCGGAATCACCGCGGCCGGGAACATGCTCACCGGCGAGGACACCCTGAGCGCCGCAATCGAGGCCTACGAGGCGGCCGAGGGAGACCTCGTATCCCGGCTCATCGACGCCCTCACAGCAGGCAGGGAGGCCGGCGGCGACGAGCGCGGGCACTCCTCGGCCGCGGTCAAAGTCAAAGCGCCGAAGACCGAGGCCTACCACGACCTGCGGGTCGATTACCACGACGAGCCGATTTCGGAACTCCGAGGAGTCTACGAGGCCGCGAAGGACGCCAGCGAGGGGTTCAGCGAGGACTCGAAGGGTCGAATCTTCGACTGA